A genomic window from Gemmatimonadaceae bacterium includes:
- a CDS encoding ABC transporter ATP-binding protein encodes MWQHRGALGIGLVLMLVNRLSGLVLPGSVKWIVDEVLGKGRIELLTPIAVAAGVATLLQASSSFALSQVISVAAQRAITELRRKVQARVLRLPVSFFDATQSGILINRVMNDAEGIRNLIGTGIIQLVGGMLTASLALGYLFYLNWFLTVVTLVFLAVFGGVMAYAFVKLRPIFRERSKIQAEVSGRLGQAMGGARVVKVYTAEKREEIVFTRGAHRLFRNIASTITGTSAVGAMATVIIGAVGVLILVVGGRAVAAGQMTLGDLISYVFFVGLVSFPVVQMANIGTQITEAFAGLDRIREIFETPTEDEDDRARHLLNDANGDVAFEGVWFEYRPGIPVLKDVTFTAKAGTTTALVGSSGSGKSTLISLILAFNRPLRGRITIGGQDLATLRLRDYRSTLGVVLQDNFLFDGTVAENIAFSRPGATRDEIIAAARIANCDEFVKGFPDGYETIVGERGVKLSGGQRQRVAIARAILADPQVLILDEATSSLDSESEREIREALRQLRAGRTTFVIAHRLSTIRSADQILVLEEGQIIERGSHRELMALGGRYKVLHDTQHAVEQDLFVNPGEEVVPLDVTG; translated from the coding sequence ATGTGGCAGCACCGCGGCGCCCTCGGCATCGGCCTCGTGTTGATGCTCGTCAATCGCCTCTCGGGCCTCGTCCTCCCCGGCAGCGTGAAGTGGATCGTCGACGAGGTGCTCGGCAAGGGACGCATCGAGCTGCTCACGCCGATCGCCGTCGCCGCCGGCGTGGCCACGCTGCTGCAAGCCTCGAGCTCCTTCGCGCTCTCGCAGGTGATCTCGGTGGCCGCCCAGCGCGCCATCACCGAACTGCGCCGCAAGGTGCAGGCGCGTGTGCTGCGCCTCCCGGTGAGCTTCTTCGACGCGACGCAGAGCGGCATCCTCATCAACCGCGTGATGAACGACGCCGAAGGCATCCGCAACCTCATCGGCACGGGCATCATCCAACTGGTGGGCGGGATGCTCACGGCCTCGCTGGCGCTGGGCTACCTGTTCTATCTCAACTGGTTCCTCACCGTCGTCACGCTGGTGTTCCTGGCGGTGTTCGGCGGCGTGATGGCCTACGCCTTCGTGAAGCTGCGGCCGATCTTCCGCGAGCGTTCCAAGATCCAGGCCGAGGTCAGCGGACGGCTCGGCCAGGCGATGGGCGGCGCGCGCGTGGTGAAGGTGTACACCGCCGAAAAGCGCGAGGAGATCGTCTTCACGCGCGGCGCACATCGGCTGTTCCGGAACATCGCCAGCACCATCACCGGCACCAGCGCCGTCGGCGCGATGGCGACGGTGATCATCGGTGCGGTGGGCGTGCTGATCCTCGTCGTCGGCGGCCGCGCGGTGGCCGCGGGCCAGATGACGCTCGGCGACCTCATCAGCTACGTGTTCTTCGTCGGCCTCGTCAGCTTCCCGGTGGTGCAGATGGCCAACATCGGCACGCAGATCACGGAGGCCTTCGCCGGCCTCGACCGCATCCGCGAGATCTTCGAGACGCCCACCGAGGACGAGGACGACCGCGCTCGGCATCTGCTGAACGACGCTAACGGCGACGTCGCGTTCGAGGGCGTGTGGTTCGAGTACCGTCCGGGCATTCCCGTGCTCAAGGACGTCACCTTCACCGCCAAGGCCGGCACGACCACGGCGCTGGTGGGCTCCAGCGGCTCGGGCAAGAGCACGTTGATCTCGCTGATCCTGGCGTTCAACCGTCCGCTGCGCGGCCGCATCACGATCGGCGGGCAGGACCTCGCCACGCTCCGCCTGCGCGACTATCGCAGCACGCTAGGCGTGGTGCTGCAGGACAACTTCCTCTTCGACGGCACGGTGGCCGAGAACATCGCGTTCTCGCGGCCAGGGGCCACGCGCGACGAGATCATCGCGGCGGCGCGCATCGCCAACTGCGACGAGTTCGTGAAGGGCTTCCCCGACGGCTACGAGACCATCGTCGGCGAGCGCGGCGTGAAGCTCTCCGGCGGGCAGCGGCAGCGCGTCGCGATCGCCCGCGCCATCCTCGCCGACCCGCAGGTGCTGATCCTCGACGAGGCCACGAGCTCGCTGGACTCCGAGAGCGAGCGCGAGATCCGCGAGGCCCTGCGCCAACTGCGCGCCGGACGCACGACCTTCGTCATCGCGCACCGGCTCTCGACGATCCGCTCAGCGGACCAGATCCTCGTGCTCGAGGAGGGGCAGATCATCGAGCGCGGGTCGCACCGCGAGCTGATGGCGCTCGGAGGGCGGTACAAGGTCCTGCACGACACGCAGCACGCGGTGGAGCAGGATTTGTTCGTGAACCCCGGGGAGGAGGTGGTTCCGCTCGACGTCACGGGCTGA